TAGAAAATACGTAAATCGCGACATACACTCATGCCATCTTTACCTGGCAGCATTAAATCAAGTAATACTAAATCGGGGTTATGTTTTTTTACTGCCTGCACAGCTTCGTCACCACGATGACACAAAACAACGTCAAAACCTTGCTCAATTAAGTACTCACTTACCCATTGTGCAAGAGATGTGTCATCTTCAACTAATAGTATTTTTTTTGCTATATCCATTAAAACAGTCTCCACCGACGTTTCTTTCGCTTATTGGTATATACCCAATTTACTTTCATTTCTACGGGCTCGCTTATTTGCCCTGAGCTAATTTCAACTAATTCGTATTGCATAGCTTCTGGCGAGTTAAACTCACTGTCTAATTCACCAAAGGTACTGCTATACCAGCAGCGAATCAGTTTTTTATCACTTACTGTGCGAATACAGTAATCACCTCTGACCGGCGCATGCCACTGGAACTTTAATTTGGTGTAACAGTGTTTTCCTTGACGCAATGCCACACATTTTTCAGGGAAAATGGCCAGTTCAGGGTGCGATAGTGGCAAATTGACGTTCTTTTCGGCATTGGCAAAAGACATGCTTGCGAACAAAAATAACGCAATAAGCTTGAGCTTAATAAGGACAAATTTAAGGTTAAAATACATAGCGTATACCAACCTTAGCTTTGTGTCGTAAGCTGTTAGAGATTAATGGACTGTTGCTAATTTCCTTTGAATACCAAGAGGATAACCAGCCACCAAGAAACACCCAATCTTCGTTAATTGGGTATTCGGCGTGAATTTCAAAGGTCAGGCTGTACGCGGCACTTGGGTTGTACTGTGGTCTAAATCCCGCGATTGCTTCGTTGGCATCTACGCCAAAATAATAACCAGTGAAATCCGATGAATAAATATTTAGGCCTGAGCCAACACGAAATTCCCAATTGCGATAATCTTGAATCGTACTAATAAAACCACTTGCCCAAAGACTTTTATGTGCACCTGAGATGTCGTGGAGAATTTCTAACGATAACTGGTGAGTTTTTTCTTTACGGGTAAGGCGAAGGCCCGCATTAAAATCATCTTCGCGTTCTTTCACGCCGCGAAGTTGAGATACTAAATCGTCGTCGTAAAAAGTGCCAGTTTCATCAAAACCTTCATGGGCGTTAATCGCGAATAAATCGAGACTCCAGTCATACTTATCAACGAGGTTATAACCAATCGTCAAGCCACCTGTAAGCTGCGAGTTATCCACATCAAAATAAAATTTGTCGTAGTTGATGGCAACATTGATGTTTAATTCAAAACCATCTTGATAGTCCACACCTTGTAAATAGTGTTTATCGACATAGTAGCCAGCACCAAAACTCCAATCCCACGTGAATCCATCACTTGCCTCGAGTGTGTTGTCTGCATAAAGCCTATTACTAGCAAGGCAGGGCGTCGCAAGCAAGGTGCTCAAAATAAGAAGTGAAATTGTAATTTTGTTCATTGTAATAATTATAGTTGTACTGATCTGTGGCTAAATGCTGTTTAATAAAATACGTATTATATGTATAAATGTGTAGTTCACATGTAAAAAAATGTAGTTGTTCAGCTTGGACAAACAAAATATTTAAAAGTTTTGCCTGCATCCTTGTTATTGGCTTGTTAAACTATGTGCGTATTTATTCCGAGAATAGCGATATATATGCGGTTTTTGTTTTTCTCAACATTTTTGAGTTTTAGTTGTTTTTCAGTTGCGGATAGTCTTGATAACGCAAGCGAACAGGTTGATTTTGACCGTTTTGTTAAAGGTTACAAGAACACCATGGTATCTAAATTAAGAAAAAAAGGGATCCCAGGTGCTGCACTGTCAGTTGTAAAAGTAGATGCGGGGGAGTTTGCCTACGGCTATGGCAAAACCAAACGTATTAGCGGTAAACCTATTACCACCAGTACACGCTTTCGTTTAGCGTCGGTATCAAAAACATTTGCGGGATCTTTGGCTGCAAAGCTCGCCAGTGAAGGGCAGTTAAAGCTTGACGATACGGTGACTAAATATCTGCCGGATTTTCATTTCCACAGTCGTGATAAAAAGCTGCGGGTGTCGCATTTATTAAGTCATAGCAGTGGCCTTGTACCCAATGCGTACGACAATCTTATTGAATCACGCATGCCTTATAACAAAATTAAAAACAAGCTTGCAGAAGTAGAACCGATTTGTTCTCCGGGGCGTTGTTATGGTTATCAGAATGTGATGTTTAGCCTGATTGGTGATGTAATCGAAAAATCCACGCAGATAGATTACAGCACTTGGGTTAATGAATTCATGTTTAAACCGTTAAACATGAAAAATGCGAGTCTTGGTATACAAGCCATGATGCAAGATGACAATTACGCTCATCCGCACGTGAGAGCACGTAAGCGTTGGTACACCACAAAAATAAAACCAAATTACTATAAAGTTGGTCCTGCAGCGGGCGTTAATGCCAGTGCAGATGATATGGTGCAGTGGCTCAAAGCGCAGCTTGGCCAATACCCAAGTGTGTTATCAAAAGAATCACTGGCGCTACAAAGTACACCACAAATTAAAACAAAAAAAGAGTTAAGGCGTCGAGTTTGGCGTAAAAATCTAAATCAAGCTCATTACGGACTGGGCTGGCGCATTTATGACTACAAAGGCGAGAAAATTTATTATCACAGTGGCTGGGTGCAAGGCTATCGTGCTGACGTGTTGGTTATTCCAAGGTTAGAGTTAGGCTTTAGTTTGATGATAAATGCCGAAGCCGGTATTTTGAACGAGCTGACTACGGATTTTCTTGATTTAACGTTAAAGCAATACAATAAAAAACGCGCTTAAAGCGCGTTTTTTTACAGGTTAAAATATGTTTTCCGTTAACCCTTTGGCAATTGGATTTTCTTATCTTCGCTTTGTTTATAAAGCACAATAATATGACCAATTGTTTGAAGCTTGATAGCACCCGTTTCGCGCACAATGGCTTCAAAAATAAGCGCTTTAGTTTCACGGTCACTAGTTGGTACTTTCACTTTAATTAGTTCGTGAATGCCAAGTGCGTTTTCAATTTCGAGTAACACACCTTCTGTTAAACCATTTGCACCTAAAAGAACAACTGGATTTAACGCGTGTGCTTCGCCTTTTAAAAACTGCTTTTGTTTGTTTGATAACTTCATATTTAGTAAATTTCGCAGAAATAATCTTGAATTAAGGGTATTCTACCGCCATATATCCAATATTACTAATTCTAGAGTAGAATTTAATGGCTAATAAAAAGCATTCGGCAAGTTCAAAACGCTGGTTAAAGGAGCATTTTGATGATGTATATGCCAATGAAGCCCGTAAACTCGGGTATCGCTCGCGCGCTTACTTCAAAATTGAAGAGCTCGACAAAAAAGATAAATTAATTCGCCCGGGACTCACTGTGGTGGATTTAGGTGCCGCACCAGGTGGTTGGTCGCAATATGCGGCTGATAAGGTTGGTGATAACGGCACAGTAATATCTTGTGACATTTTACCTATGGATCCCCTACCTGGCGTTGAATTTTTACAAGGTGACTTTCGTGAAGAAGCGGTACTGGATGCACTGTTATCACGAATTGATGGTAAGAACGTTGATCTTGTGATGTCGGATATGGCGCCTAATATGAGCGGAAATAACGTGACAGATCAGGCAGGTAGCATGTACTTGGTCGAACTTGCATTTGATATGTGCCATCAAGTACTAAAACCAAACGGCAATTTTGCTGTCAAAGTGTTCCAAGGAGAGGGATTTGATCAATTTGTTAAAGACCTACGTAATAGTTTTAAGACCGTTAAAATTCGCAAACCAGATTCGTCGCGTGCGCGCTCTCGTGAAGTTTATATAGTAGCGACAGGTTACAAACTGTAGTACAGTATTTAAAGTTAAAGATTTTTTTCAATGTTAGATAAGACAAGAGGTTAATGCCTTGAGTGATATGGCTAAAAATTTAATTCTCTGGTTGGTAATCGCCGTAGTTTTAATGTCGGTATTCCAGAGTTTCAATCCAGGCGAAGGCGCTAACCGCCAGCTCGCATATTCGCAGTTTGTAAAGGATGCCCGTGCACAGCAAGTGCGCGAAGCGAAGTTTGATCGCACAGCAGGCATCGTATATGGCACAAAATTAAATGGTGAACAGTTTAAAACTGTTATCCCTATGCACGATCAGTACATTGTTGACGAGCTGATCAAAAGCGGTGCAATTGTTGAAGGTGTAGAACCGGAAGAGCAGTCATTACTGGCAACAATCTTCATTTCTTGGTTCCCAATGTTACTGCTTATTGGTGTTTGGATATTCTTCATGCGTCAAATGCAAGGCGGTGGCGGCAAAGGTGCCATGTCATTTGGTAAGAGCAAAGCACGCTTAATGAGCGAAGACCAAGTTAAAACGACATTTGCCGATGTAGCTGGTTGTGATGAAGCAAAAGAAGACGTTACTGAGTTAGTAGATTTCTTACGTGACCCATCAAAATTCCAAAAGTTGGGTGGTAGCATTCCGAAGGGCGTACTAATGGTAGGTCCTCCAGGTACAGGTAAAACGCTACTTGCAAAAGCGGTTGCAGGTGAAGCAAAAGTACCATTCTTTACAATTTCAGGTTCTGACTTCGTAGAAATGTTCGTTGGTGTTGGTGCATCGCGTGTGCGTGACATGTTTGAACAAGCTAAGAAAGCTGCGCCTTGTATCATCTTCATCGATGAAATTGATGCGGTAGGTCGTCAGCGTGGTGCAGGTCTTGGTGGTGGTCATGATGAGCGTGAGCAAACACTTAACCAAATGCTTGTTGAAATGGATGGCTTTGAAGGTAACGAAGGTATTATTGTAATTGCTGCAACTAACCGTCCAGATGTACTAGACCCAGCGTTACTTCGTCCAGGTCGTTTTGACCGTCAAGTAGTTGTAGGTTTACCTGATATCCGCGGTCGTGAACAAATTCTTAAAGTACACATGCGCAAAGTGCCTCTGGCAGACAATGTAGAGCCAGCACTAATTGCACGTGGTACACCGGGCTTCTCTGGTGCTGATCTTGCTAACTTAGTGAATGAAGCTGCTCTTTTTGCTGCGCGCGGTAATAAGCGTGTTGTTAGCATGGCCGAGTTTGACGCTGCAAAAGATAAAATCATGATGGGCGCAGAGCGCAAATCAATGGTTATGAGCGAGCAAGAAAAAGAAATGACGGCATACCACGAAGCTGGTCACGCTATTGTTGGGCGTTTAGTGCCTGAGCATGATCCTGTTTATAAGGTATCAATTATCCCGCGTGGTCGTGCACTTGGTGTAACTATGTATTTACCAGAGCAAGACCGTGTAAGTCATTCTAAGCAACATTTAGAGTCGATGATTTCAAGCCTTTACGGTGGCCGTATTGCTGAAGAACTCATCTATGGCGCAGATAAAGTGACCACAGGTGCGAGTAACGATATTGAACGTGCAACTGATATTGCACACAAAATGGTTACGCAATGGGGTTTAAGTGAAAAACTAGGTCCGCTTCTTTATTCAGAAGATCAAGGCGAAGTTTTCATGGGTCGTAGTCAAACGCAGAACAAGAGTATGTCTGGTGAAACGGCTAAGCTTATTGATGCGGAAGTACGTGACTTCTCAGATCGCAACTATCAACGCGCTGAAGATATTCTAAAAGAAAATATGGATATCCTTCACGCAATGAAAGATGCGCTAATGAAGTATGAAACGATTGATGCTGCGCAAATTGATGACCTAATGGCGCGTCGCGAAGTGCGCCCACCACGAGATGCACATGATCGTAAAGACGATGACAAGCCAAGTGCTGGCGCAACAGCTACTGGCGATAAAGAACCTCAAGCAGAAAAACAGGTTGATACAGAGAAAAAACCTGAAAATAAACTTGATGACACCGACCAACCATCGGTAAACTAACAACCCTAAAAACCCCGAGCAATTCGGGGTTTTTTTAAATCTACATTTCTATGTCTACTATCAATTTACCAAACGGCAAGGTACTTGACCTAAGCCAAACCCATATAATGGGAATACTTAACCTTACCCCAGACTCTTTTTCTGATGGCGGCAGTCATCAACAAATCGACAGCGCTGTCATTTCTGCTCTGGCGATGCTTGAAAATGGCGCGACCATTATTGATATTGGTGGCGAATCAACGCGTCCTGGTGCACCTGATGTTGCATTAGAAGAAGAGCTTGCGCGCGTTATTCCAGTTATAGAGGCGATCCGCAAAAAATCAGATTGTATTATTTCTATCGATACCAGCAAAGCAGAAGTAATGCGTCAGGCGGTGAATGCGGGTGCTGATATTATTAACGATGTTCGTGCACTGCAAGAACCCAATGCCTTGGAGACAACGGCTGAGTTAGGCGTGCCGGTATGCTTAATGCATATGCAAGGGCAACCGCGTACTATGCAATCAAATCCTCATTACGATGATGTGATAAATGATATTAAACAGTTCTTTGTTGAGCGCATAGCTGCTTGCGAAGCTGCAGGTATATCGCGCGATAAAATCATTCTCGATCCCGGCTTTGGTTTTGGTAAAACCCTTGCACATAACTACTATATTTTAAAATACATAGACGAGTTTAAAATGATGGGGTGTGAAGTACTTGCGGGCTTATCGCGCAAGTCGATGATTGGTAATTTATTAGGGCGCGATGTAGATCAGCGTTTAGCTGGCTCAGTTGCGGGCGCGCTTATCGCCGCGCAAAAGGGCGCTAAGATTATTCGAGTACACGATGTTACAGAAACCGCCGATGCACTTAATGTATGGCAGGCCTGTGAACAAGGAATTACAAATGAGCAATAGAAAATATTTCGGCACCGACGGTGTACGTGGTGAAGTAGGGCAGTTCCCAATCACCCCTGAATTTGCATTAAAGCTTGGCTGGGCGGCAGGAAAAGTGCTGTCTAAAGCGGGCACTAAAAAAGTGATTATTGGTAAAGATACACGTATTTCGGGCTATCTTCTTGAAACATCGCTTGAAGCCGGTTTAGTAGCGGCTGGTATTGATGTTATTTTATTAGGCCCAATGCCAACGCCTGCAATCGCGTATTTAACACAAACGTTCCGCGGTGAAGCAGGTATTGTTATTAGTGCCTCTCACAACCCTTATCAAGACAATGGCATTAAGTTTTTCTCATCACAAGGCACTAAGCTAGATGATGCGTTAGAGCTTGAAATCGAAGCCATGATGGATGAAGAAATGACGTGTGTTTCTTCAGAATCGCTCGGTAAAGCAAAGCGCCTTGATACTGCGGCAGGACGTTATATCGAATACTGTAAAAGCCAGTTCCCAAGCGCTTTATCGCTTGAAGGTTTACGTATTGTGGTTGATTGTGCCAATGGTGCAACGTATCACATTGCACCCGATGTTATGCGTGAACTTGGCGCTGAAGTGATTAAAGTAGCGTGTGAGCCAAATGGTTTAAATATCAACGCAAAATGCGGCGCAACCCATGTTGATACCATGATCCAAAAAGTGCTTGAAGTAAAAGCAGACGTAGGTATTGCCTACGATGGTGATGGTGATCGCGTGATGATGGTTGACCATAAAGGCCGTGTATTTGACGGTGATGACATTGTTTATATCATTGCGAAATACGCGTTCGAGAAAGGTGAACTTGGCGGCGGTGTCGTTGGTACTGTAATGTCTAACATGGGCCTTGAAAATGCGCTTAAGTCACTCGGCGTTGAATTTGAACGCTCAAAAGTGGGCGATCGCTATGTGCTAGAGCTATTAAAGCAAAAAGGCTGGAAAATTGGTGGCGAAAGCTCGGGCCACATTCTAAATCTTGACCGCATCTCAACGGGTGACGGTATTATATCTAGCCTACAAGTGCTTGCTGCCATGGTTGAGAGCAATCAAACTCTTGAAGATTTAGGTCAGGGCTTTACAAAGTACCCAATGAATATGATTAACGTGCGTTATGCAAAAGGCACTGAGCCGCTTGCAAGCAACGATGTGAAATCTGTGATTGCTGAAGTAGAACAGCAACTGGGTGACAAAGGTCGTGTACTTATTCGTAAGTCAGGCACAGAGCCTGTGATCCGCGTTATGGTTGAAGCAGAAAAAGAGAAGCAAGTCTTCGATTTCTCAAAGAAAATTGCTGATGTTGTTGAATCTATAAGCAAACAACTCGAAAACGCACAATAACTTCTTGTAACTTTTAGCGAGTCAGGATAACATCCTGCTCGCTTTCTAAATTGGAGTAAGCAATGGCACATCGCAAACCTATGGTTGCAGGCAACTGGAAAATGAATGGCTCACTTGAGCTTGTATCTGAACTTGCCGAAGTAATCACGAAAATTGATACCTCTGACGTTGATATTTTAGTTTTCCCGCCATTCCCTTTAATTAAATCAGCACTTGATGCAGGTTTGAAAGCAGGCGCACAAACAGTGTCAGAAAATAATGCTGGTGCATTTACTGGCGAAGTTGACGCCCAATTGATTCACGCACTTGGTGCAAATTACACCTTGGTTGGTCACTCAGAAAGACGTGCTATTTACGGTGAAAGTAACGAAACAGTTGCTGCTAAATTTGCCAAAGCACAAGAAAATAACCTAACACCAATCCTATGTGTTGGTGAAAGTGAACAAGAACGTGAACAAGAATTGACCGAACAAGTTGTTTGGCAGCAAATTGATGCGATTATTAGCAAATTAGGTGTAGATGCACTTGCTAATAGTGTGATAGCATACGAGCCCGTTTGGGCAATAGGCACAGGTAAAACTGCATCGCCTGAACAAGCACAAGCTGTGCACAAATTTATCCGTAGCAAGCTGGCTGAACTTAACAGCGAGTTAGCTGCAAAAATACAACTGCTTTACGGCGGTAGTGTTAACGAGAATAATAGCGAACAATTATTTGCGCAACCAGATATTGATGGTGGGCTAATAGGCGGAGCAAGCCTTAAAGCTAATAGCTTTGCAACCATCTGTAATAGCGCAAAAGGAAAT
This region of Pseudoalteromonas spongiae UST010723-006 genomic DNA includes:
- the ftsH gene encoding ATP-dependent zinc metalloprotease FtsH yields the protein MAKNLILWLVIAVVLMSVFQSFNPGEGANRQLAYSQFVKDARAQQVREAKFDRTAGIVYGTKLNGEQFKTVIPMHDQYIVDELIKSGAIVEGVEPEEQSLLATIFISWFPMLLLIGVWIFFMRQMQGGGGKGAMSFGKSKARLMSEDQVKTTFADVAGCDEAKEDVTELVDFLRDPSKFQKLGGSIPKGVLMVGPPGTGKTLLAKAVAGEAKVPFFTISGSDFVEMFVGVGASRVRDMFEQAKKAAPCIIFIDEIDAVGRQRGAGLGGGHDEREQTLNQMLVEMDGFEGNEGIIVIAATNRPDVLDPALLRPGRFDRQVVVGLPDIRGREQILKVHMRKVPLADNVEPALIARGTPGFSGADLANLVNEAALFAARGNKRVVSMAEFDAAKDKIMMGAERKSMVMSEQEKEMTAYHEAGHAIVGRLVPEHDPVYKVSIIPRGRALGVTMYLPEQDRVSHSKQHLESMISSLYGGRIAEELIYGADKVTTGASNDIERATDIAHKMVTQWGLSEKLGPLLYSEDQGEVFMGRSQTQNKSMSGETAKLIDAEVRDFSDRNYQRAEDILKENMDILHAMKDALMKYETIDAAQIDDLMARREVRPPRDAHDRKDDDKPSAGATATGDKEPQAEKQVDTEKKPENKLDDTDQPSVN
- the yhbY gene encoding ribosome assembly RNA-binding protein YhbY — translated: MKLSNKQKQFLKGEAHALNPVVLLGANGLTEGVLLEIENALGIHELIKVKVPTSDRETKALIFEAIVRETGAIKLQTIGHIIVLYKQSEDKKIQLPKG
- the tpiA gene encoding triose-phosphate isomerase; amino-acid sequence: MAHRKPMVAGNWKMNGSLELVSELAEVITKIDTSDVDILVFPPFPLIKSALDAGLKAGAQTVSENNAGAFTGEVDAQLIHALGANYTLVGHSERRAIYGESNETVAAKFAKAQENNLTPILCVGESEQEREQELTEQVVWQQIDAIISKLGVDALANSVIAYEPVWAIGTGKTASPEQAQAVHKFIRSKLAELNSELAAKIQLLYGGSVNENNSEQLFAQPDIDGGLIGGASLKANSFATICNSAKGNG
- a CDS encoding serine hydrolase domain-containing protein; this encodes MRFLFFSTFLSFSCFSVADSLDNASEQVDFDRFVKGYKNTMVSKLRKKGIPGAALSVVKVDAGEFAYGYGKTKRISGKPITTSTRFRLASVSKTFAGSLAAKLASEGQLKLDDTVTKYLPDFHFHSRDKKLRVSHLLSHSSGLVPNAYDNLIESRMPYNKIKNKLAEVEPICSPGRCYGYQNVMFSLIGDVIEKSTQIDYSTWVNEFMFKPLNMKNASLGIQAMMQDDNYAHPHVRARKRWYTTKIKPNYYKVGPAAGVNASADDMVQWLKAQLGQYPSVLSKESLALQSTPQIKTKKELRRRVWRKNLNQAHYGLGWRIYDYKGEKIYYHSGWVQGYRADVLVIPRLELGFSLMINAEAGILNELTTDFLDLTLKQYNKKRA
- the folP gene encoding dihydropteroate synthase, which encodes MSTINLPNGKVLDLSQTHIMGILNLTPDSFSDGGSHQQIDSAVISALAMLENGATIIDIGGESTRPGAPDVALEEELARVIPVIEAIRKKSDCIISIDTSKAEVMRQAVNAGADIINDVRALQEPNALETTAELGVPVCLMHMQGQPRTMQSNPHYDDVINDIKQFFVERIAACEAAGISRDKIILDPGFGFGKTLAHNYYILKYIDEFKMMGCEVLAGLSRKSMIGNLLGRDVDQRLAGSVAGALIAAQKGAKIIRVHDVTETADALNVWQACEQGITNEQ
- the glmM gene encoding phosphoglucosamine mutase → MSNRKYFGTDGVRGEVGQFPITPEFALKLGWAAGKVLSKAGTKKVIIGKDTRISGYLLETSLEAGLVAAGIDVILLGPMPTPAIAYLTQTFRGEAGIVISASHNPYQDNGIKFFSSQGTKLDDALELEIEAMMDEEMTCVSSESLGKAKRLDTAAGRYIEYCKSQFPSALSLEGLRIVVDCANGATYHIAPDVMRELGAEVIKVACEPNGLNINAKCGATHVDTMIQKVLEVKADVGIAYDGDGDRVMMVDHKGRVFDGDDIVYIIAKYAFEKGELGGGVVGTVMSNMGLENALKSLGVEFERSKVGDRYVLELLKQKGWKIGGESSGHILNLDRISTGDGIISSLQVLAAMVESNQTLEDLGQGFTKYPMNMINVRYAKGTEPLASNDVKSVIAEVEQQLGDKGRVLIRKSGTEPVIRVMVEAEKEKQVFDFSKKIADVVESISKQLENAQ
- a CDS encoding DUF3019 domain-containing protein, yielding MYFNLKFVLIKLKLIALFLFASMSFANAEKNVNLPLSHPELAIFPEKCVALRQGKHCYTKLKFQWHAPVRGDYCIRTVSDKKLIRCWYSSTFGELDSEFNSPEAMQYELVEISSGQISEPVEMKVNWVYTNKRKKRRWRLF
- a CDS encoding MipA/OmpV family protein codes for the protein MNKITISLLILSTLLATPCLASNRLYADNTLEASDGFTWDWSFGAGYYVDKHYLQGVDYQDGFELNINVAINYDKFYFDVDNSQLTGGLTIGYNLVDKYDWSLDLFAINAHEGFDETGTFYDDDLVSQLRGVKEREDDFNAGLRLTRKEKTHQLSLEILHDISGAHKSLWASGFISTIQDYRNWEFRVGSGLNIYSSDFTGYYFGVDANEAIAGFRPQYNPSAAYSLTFEIHAEYPINEDWVFLGGWLSSWYSKEISNSPLISNSLRHKAKVGIRYVF
- the rlmE gene encoding 23S rRNA (uridine(2552)-2'-O)-methyltransferase RlmE, coding for MANKKHSASSKRWLKEHFDDVYANEARKLGYRSRAYFKIEELDKKDKLIRPGLTVVDLGAAPGGWSQYAADKVGDNGTVISCDILPMDPLPGVEFLQGDFREEAVLDALLSRIDGKNVDLVMSDMAPNMSGNNVTDQAGSMYLVELAFDMCHQVLKPNGNFAVKVFQGEGFDQFVKDLRNSFKTVKIRKPDSSRARSREVYIVATGYKL